A genomic segment from Paraburkholderia hayleyella encodes:
- a CDS encoding deoxynucleoside kinase produces the protein MSPPPLTVTAPSSSPPFRYISIEGPIGVGKTSLAQRLAERWSMRTVFERPEDNPFLERFYRDTARYALPVQLHFALQRAQQVQDIAAACVADKPLITDFMTQKNGLFARLTLTEDEWQLYRTLATRIETPAPAPDLVVYLQASPEVLFARIQKRARALELQITDAYLRALCEAYNTFFYHYDHTPVLTVNAEHLNPLESDTDLALLAERIETMRGRKEFFVKGTSL, from the coding sequence ATGAGCCCCCCACCGCTGACCGTTACCGCACCGTCTTCGTCTCCTCCGTTTCGCTATATCTCGATTGAAGGGCCAATTGGTGTCGGCAAGACCTCGCTGGCGCAGCGGCTGGCCGAACGCTGGTCGATGCGTACCGTGTTCGAGCGCCCGGAAGACAATCCGTTTCTTGAGCGCTTTTACCGCGATACCGCGCGCTACGCGCTGCCGGTGCAATTGCATTTCGCCCTGCAGCGAGCGCAGCAGGTGCAAGACATCGCTGCGGCCTGCGTCGCGGACAAGCCGTTGATCACCGATTTCATGACGCAAAAAAACGGCCTCTTCGCCCGTCTGACGCTCACCGAAGACGAATGGCAGCTGTACCGCACGCTCGCCACCCGCATCGAGACCCCAGCGCCAGCACCTGATCTGGTGGTGTATCTGCAGGCAAGTCCCGAGGTACTGTTCGCGCGCATCCAGAAGCGCGCACGGGCGCTGGAACTGCAAATCACGGATGCCTACCTGCGCGCCCTGTGCGAGGCGTACAACACGTTTTTCTATCACTACGATCACACCCCCGTTTTGACGGTCAATGCCGAACATCTGAATCCGCTCGAATCCGACACCGACCTGGCACTGCTCGCCGAGCGCATAGAAACCATGCGCGGGCGCAAGGAGTTCTTCGTCAAGGGTACGTCGCTGTAA
- the panB gene encoding 3-methyl-2-oxobutanoate hydroxymethyltransferase gives MSYLQDTSRHAVTVPKLQVMHDAGEKIAMLTCYDASFAGLLDRAAVDVLLIGDSLGNVLQGHSTTLPVSLADVAYHTACVARARPAALIVADMPFGTFGTPAEAFANAVELMRAGAQMVKLEGGEWLADTVRFLVERAVPVCAHIGLTPQSVHAFGGFKVQGKTETGAAQLLRDALALETAGAQLVVIEAIPTLLAAELTQQLRIPTIGIGAGINCSGQVLVLHDMLGIYPGKRPRFVKDFMQGRADIFAAIEAYVREVKEGVFPGPEHTF, from the coding sequence ATGAGTTACTTGCAGGACACCAGCCGCCATGCCGTTACCGTGCCGAAGCTCCAGGTAATGCACGACGCAGGCGAAAAAATTGCCATGCTCACCTGTTACGACGCCAGTTTCGCCGGGCTGCTCGATCGCGCGGCGGTTGACGTTTTGCTGATCGGCGATTCGCTGGGCAATGTGTTGCAAGGCCACAGCACGACGCTACCGGTCTCGCTAGCCGATGTGGCCTATCACACGGCCTGTGTCGCACGCGCCAGGCCCGCCGCGCTAATCGTCGCGGACATGCCATTCGGCACCTTTGGCACGCCCGCCGAGGCCTTTGCCAACGCCGTTGAACTGATGCGTGCGGGCGCGCAGATGGTGAAGCTCGAAGGCGGTGAATGGCTGGCGGATACGGTGCGCTTTCTCGTCGAGCGGGCGGTGCCAGTGTGTGCGCACATTGGGCTCACACCCCAATCGGTGCATGCGTTTGGCGGCTTCAAGGTGCAAGGCAAGACCGAAACCGGCGCGGCCCAGTTGCTGCGCGATGCGCTCGCGCTGGAAACGGCGGGGGCGCAACTGGTGGTGATCGAAGCCATCCCGACGCTGCTCGCTGCCGAACTCACGCAGCAGTTGCGCATCCCGACTATCGGCATTGGCGCAGGCATCAACTGCTCAGGCCAGGTGCTGGTGCTGCACGACATGCTGGGCATTTATCCGGGCAAGCGGCCACGCTTCGTGAAAGACTTCATGCAGGGACGTGCCGATATTTTTGCCGCGATCGAGGCTTACGTGCGTGAAGTCAAGGAAGGCGTTTTTCCCGGCCCCGAACATACGTTTTAA
- the purM gene encoding phosphoribosylformylglycinamidine cyclo-ligase, producing the protein MNQPKSASDAQGLSYRDAGVDIDAGDALVDAIKPFAKKTLRDGVLGGIGGFGALFEVPKKYREPVLVSGTDGVGTKLRLAFQLNRHDTVGQDLVAMSVNDILVQGAEPLFFLDYFACGKLDVGTAATVVKGIAQGCELAGCALIGGETAEMPGMYPDGEYDLAGFAVGAVEKSRIINGSMIAPGDVVLGLASSGIHSNGFSLVRKIIERAQPDLNADFDGRSLADALMAPTHIYVKPLLALMQHMSVKGMAHITGGGLVENIPRVLQEGLTAELDHRAWPLPPLFAWLQQHGGVADAEMHRVFNCGIGMAVIVSAADAASATGLLSAAGEQVWQIGVVRERGAGEAQTVVV; encoded by the coding sequence ATGAATCAACCAAAATCCGCTTCAGACGCCCAAGGTCTGTCGTATCGTGACGCTGGCGTCGATATCGACGCGGGCGATGCTCTTGTCGATGCGATCAAGCCATTTGCCAAAAAAACGTTGCGCGATGGCGTGCTAGGGGGCATTGGCGGGTTTGGCGCGCTGTTCGAGGTGCCGAAAAAATACCGCGAGCCGGTGCTGGTGTCCGGCACCGACGGGGTGGGCACCAAGTTGCGGCTGGCGTTTCAGCTCAACCGGCACGATACCGTGGGTCAGGATCTGGTGGCGATGAGTGTCAACGATATCCTGGTCCAGGGCGCCGAGCCGCTATTTTTCCTTGATTACTTCGCTTGCGGCAAGCTCGATGTTGGTACGGCGGCTACCGTCGTCAAAGGCATTGCGCAAGGCTGTGAGCTCGCGGGCTGTGCGCTGATCGGCGGCGAGACCGCCGAAATGCCGGGCATGTATCCGGACGGCGAATATGACCTCGCAGGCTTCGCGGTGGGCGCGGTCGAAAAAAGCAGGATCATCAACGGCAGCATGATTGCGCCGGGCGATGTGGTGCTGGGTCTCGCCTCGAGCGGCATTCATTCGAATGGTTTTTCGCTGGTGCGCAAGATCATCGAACGGGCGCAACCTGATCTCAACGCTGATTTCGATGGCCGCTCGCTGGCCGATGCGCTGATGGCGCCCACGCATATTTATGTCAAGCCGCTGCTTGCGCTGATGCAGCACATGAGCGTCAAGGGCATGGCGCACATCACGGGCGGCGGGCTGGTCGAAAACATTCCACGGGTGTTGCAAGAGGGGCTGACCGCTGAGCTCGATCATCGGGCGTGGCCTTTGCCGCCGCTCTTTGCGTGGCTGCAGCAGCATGGCGGCGTGGCCGATGCCGAGATGCACCGGGTGTTTAACTGCGGTATCGGCATGGCGGTGATCGTGTCGGCCGCCGATGCCGCTAGCGCGACGGGCTTGTTGTCTGCCGCAGGCGAGCAGGTTTGGCAGATCGGCGTGGTGCGCGAGCGCGGAGCGGGCGAGGCGCAAACCGTGGTGGTCTGA
- a CDS encoding HAD family hydrolase: protein MTNLALFDLDHTLIPTDSDHEWGRFMVRHGLVDSERFTRDNDRFYADYQAGQLDIQAYLTTVLTPLARYSRDQLAQWHAQYMQEVIQPVLRPAALDLVRQHREAGDLCCMVTATNVFVTTPIATAFGMDQLIACEAETVDGTPHSAYTGRPAGIPSYREGKIIRTEAWLASLGKTWSDFPRSYFYSDSHNDIPLLAKVTDPVATNPDATLRAHAQAHGWRILELFQPT, encoded by the coding sequence ATGACTAACCTTGCACTCTTTGACCTCGATCACACGCTGATCCCCACTGACAGCGACCACGAATGGGGCCGCTTCATGGTCCGCCACGGTCTCGTCGACAGCGAACGCTTCACCCGCGACAACGACCGTTTTTACGCCGATTACCAGGCTGGCCAGCTCGACATCCAGGCTTATCTGACCACTGTGCTGACGCCGCTCGCGCGTTATTCACGTGACCAGCTCGCCCAATGGCATGCCCAGTACATGCAGGAAGTGATTCAGCCCGTGCTGCGGCCCGCCGCGCTCGATCTCGTGCGCCAGCACCGCGAAGCGGGCGACCTGTGTTGCATGGTCACCGCTACCAATGTCTTCGTCACCACGCCGATTGCTACCGCTTTTGGCATGGATCAGCTCATCGCCTGCGAAGCCGAAACCGTCGATGGCACACCCCATTCGGCCTATACAGGCCGTCCTGCCGGCATTCCAAGCTATCGGGAAGGCAAGATCATCCGCACCGAGGCGTGGCTTGCCTCGCTGGGCAAAACCTGGTCCGATTTTCCGCGCAGCTATTTCTATAGCGATTCACACAACGACATCCCCCTGCTCGCCAAAGTCACCGACCCGGTTGCGACCAATCCGGACGCAACGCTTCGCGCTCACGCGCAGGCACACGGCTGGCGCATCCTCGAACTCTTCCAACCCACGTGA
- the hda gene encoding DnaA regulatory inactivator Hda, with protein MLRQLTLDLGTPPPSTFDNFFTGNNPELVTRLRTLEGALAAGPVADRTFYVWGESGSGRTHLLQALVHEAAPGHARFISPQSSLSAFSFDARVALYAADDCDGLSSAQQIALFNLFNEVRTHPASALVAAGNAAPLALAVREDLRTRLGWGLVFHLAPLPDESKAAVLKRAAHERGIALDDGVPAYLLTHFRRDMPSLMTLLDALDRFSLEQKRAVTLPLLRTMLATPEAASGLATTASAGSPASSKMRPHD; from the coding sequence GTGCTTCGACAGCTCACGCTCGATCTCGGCACTCCGCCGCCATCGACTTTCGATAATTTTTTCACCGGCAACAACCCGGAACTGGTCACGCGCCTGCGCACGCTGGAGGGCGCGCTCGCGGCGGGGCCCGTTGCCGACCGCACGTTCTATGTGTGGGGTGAAAGCGGCAGTGGCCGCACGCATTTGTTGCAGGCCCTGGTGCATGAAGCCGCGCCCGGGCACGCGCGTTTCATCAGCCCTCAAAGCAGTCTCTCGGCATTTAGCTTCGATGCGCGTGTCGCGCTCTATGCCGCCGACGATTGCGATGGCCTCTCCAGTGCCCAGCAAATCGCGCTTTTCAACCTGTTCAACGAAGTCCGTACCCATCCAGCCAGTGCGCTCGTCGCCGCAGGCAATGCCGCCCCACTCGCGCTAGCCGTGCGTGAAGACCTGCGCACGCGGCTCGGCTGGGGCCTCGTGTTCCATCTCGCGCCATTGCCAGACGAAAGCAAGGCTGCCGTGCTCAAACGCGCAGCGCATGAACGGGGTATCGCGCTCGACGATGGCGTGCCCGCTTATCTGCTCACGCATTTCCGCCGCGACATGCCCAGCCTGATGACGCTGCTCGACGCGCTCGACCGTTTCTCGCTCGAGCAAAAACGCGCGGTCACCCTGCCCTTGCTACGCACGATGCTGGCCACGCCCGAGGCCGCGTCCGGGCTCGCCACAACGGCCAGCGCAGGTTCACCCGCTTCAAGTAAAATGCGCCCCCATGACTAA
- the pcnB gene encoding polynucleotide adenylyltransferase PcnB: protein MIKKLIRKLFGQTSAPTEATSSAHTRHTASPAGTTSATPARRKPGRANSKNSRDPNRPAIITAEIHGIDPALISRNAIRVTDGLQQAGHRAFIVGGAVRDLLLGIAPKDFDVATDATPDQVQKLFRRARIIGRRFQIVHVQFGQDIIETSTFRALVDPPAADAAPPRRLKRDELDRRTHAVDASGRVLRDNVWGEQHEDATRRDFTINAMYYDPATQTVLDYHNGMADMRSRLLRMIGDPATRYREDPVRMLRVVRFAAKLGFEIEDSTRAPISEMADLINNVPAARLFDEILKLLLSGHALACLKRLRKEGLHHGLLPLLDVVLEQPHGEKFISLALTSTDQRVRAGKTVSPGFLFATLLWHDVQQRWQQYEAEGEHSVPALHRAMDDVLDMQTEKLAIHKRFSADMREIWGLQQRLEKRSGRSALKLLEHPRFRAGYDFLLLRCESGELEEATGQWWTDFINGDASARETLLAQGGRDKAPRRRQRSRRSSNARNRRTSETMETSSSSGQDSGHGGAHED, encoded by the coding sequence GTGATCAAAAAACTCATCCGCAAGCTGTTCGGCCAGACGAGCGCTCCCACCGAAGCCACTTCCAGTGCGCACACCCGCCACACTGCCAGCCCGGCAGGCACCACGAGCGCCACCCCAGCCCGGCGCAAACCTGGACGCGCGAACAGTAAAAACAGCCGGGACCCGAACCGGCCCGCCATCATCACGGCAGAAATTCATGGCATCGATCCCGCACTCATTTCACGCAATGCGATCCGCGTAACCGACGGGCTGCAGCAAGCCGGGCACCGGGCCTTCATCGTGGGCGGCGCGGTGCGCGATCTGCTGCTGGGCATTGCCCCGAAAGATTTCGATGTGGCGACCGACGCCACCCCCGATCAGGTGCAAAAGCTTTTTCGCCGTGCGCGCATCATCGGACGACGCTTCCAGATCGTGCACGTGCAGTTCGGTCAGGACATCATCGAAACCTCGACGTTCCGCGCACTGGTCGACCCACCTGCCGCCGATGCCGCCCCGCCACGACGCCTCAAGCGTGACGAACTGGACCGCCGCACACATGCAGTCGATGCCAGCGGCCGGGTGTTGCGCGACAACGTCTGGGGCGAGCAGCACGAAGACGCCACGCGGCGCGACTTCACGATCAACGCGATGTATTACGACCCCGCCACGCAGACTGTGCTCGATTACCACAACGGTATGGCGGATATGCGCTCGCGGCTCTTGCGCATGATCGGCGACCCGGCCACACGCTACCGCGAGGACCCGGTGCGCATGCTGCGCGTGGTGCGCTTCGCGGCCAAGCTGGGCTTCGAGATTGAAGACAGCACGCGCGCGCCGATCAGCGAGATGGCCGATCTGATCAACAACGTGCCCGCCGCGCGCCTCTTCGACGAGATACTCAAGCTGCTGCTCTCGGGCCATGCGCTGGCGTGCCTGAAACGTCTGCGCAAGGAAGGCCTGCATCACGGCCTGCTGCCGTTGCTCGATGTCGTGCTGGAGCAGCCGCATGGCGAAAAATTTATTTCGCTGGCCCTCACCAGCACCGACCAGCGAGTGCGTGCGGGCAAGACGGTATCGCCGGGGTTTCTCTTCGCCACGCTGCTCTGGCATGACGTGCAGCAACGCTGGCAGCAATACGAGGCCGAAGGCGAGCACTCCGTGCCAGCGCTACATCGCGCGATGGATGATGTGCTAGACATGCAAACCGAAAAACTGGCGATCCATAAACGCTTCTCGGCTGACATGCGCGAAATATGGGGCTTACAGCAACGCCTCGAAAAACGCTCGGGCCGCAGTGCCTTAAAGCTGCTGGAACACCCAAGATTTAGAGCGGGGTATGATTTCCTCCTGTTACGCTGCGAATCCGGCGAACTCGAAGAAGCGACCGGCCAATGGTGGACCGACTTTATCAACGGCGATGCCAGCGCACGCGAAACCCTGTTAGCGCAGGGCGGAAGAGACAAGGCGCCGCGCCGGCGGCAGAGGTCGCGGCGCAGCAGCAACGCCCGAAACCGAAGAACCAGCGAAACGATGGAAACCAGCTCCTCTAGCGGCCAGGATTCAGGCCACGGCGGTGCACACGAGGATTGA
- the folK gene encoding 2-amino-4-hydroxy-6-hydroxymethyldihydropteridine diphosphokinase, whose translation MTVAYLGLGANLGDARQTLKDAVVCLAQQHVLTILAKSSLYRTAPVDARGGDFFNCVVKLETAMPVRHLLALCHKIEHHFGRERPFRNAPRTLDLDILLYGEHCIDEPDLIVPHPRLAERAFALAPLVEIDATLTIPQRGRAQTLLDAVATQRIERIAPPCQCPTTPSIQTGPSAPIREKSCS comes from the coding sequence ATGACGGTTGCCTATCTCGGCCTCGGCGCGAATCTCGGTGATGCGCGCCAGACCCTGAAAGATGCAGTAGTGTGTCTTGCCCAGCAGCACGTGCTGACCATACTCGCCAAATCAAGCCTGTACCGCACCGCGCCAGTTGATGCCCGTGGCGGTGATTTCTTCAACTGCGTGGTGAAGCTCGAAACCGCCATGCCCGTGCGTCACCTGCTGGCGCTCTGCCACAAGATCGAACATCACTTTGGCCGGGAACGGCCATTTCGCAATGCCCCTCGCACGCTGGATCTCGACATTCTGCTGTACGGCGAGCATTGCATCGACGAACCCGATCTGATCGTGCCGCATCCCCGTCTGGCCGAACGCGCGTTTGCGCTTGCGCCTCTGGTTGAAATCGATGCAACGCTCACGATTCCGCAACGCGGACGCGCACAAACGCTGCTCGATGCCGTCGCCACCCAGCGCATCGAACGGATCGCGCCACCCTGCCAGTGCCCCACAACGCCCAGCATACAAACGGGCCCATCCGCCCCTATCCGGGAAAAAAGCTGCTCATGA
- a CDS encoding AI-2E family transporter: MQPNNSVLMPYQRRAFIWLAIALAIGFLLWLLSPVLTPFLLGAILAYILQPGVAWMVRRRVPRSIAALLMMLLFTLLMTMLVLLVLAVIQKEGPQLKQQVPALLTHVSDWLQPKLAYMGLANSLDFASLRDLVMGQMEGSAQTIATYAWTSIRTSGNVMMTLIGNLVLVPLVLFYLLYDWNRMLTRAQGFIPRRWLDKTLQLARDMDQMLSQYLRGQLLVMAVLAVYYALALTLAGFEIALPMGIFTGLAVFIPYIGYATGLGLALLAALLQFGNWYGFGAVAVVYGFGQILESFFLTPRLVGERIGLHPLAVIFALLAFGQLFGFFGVLIALPASAILTVALRELRQSYLESTLYKN, encoded by the coding sequence TTGCAGCCGAATAATTCCGTTCTGATGCCGTACCAGCGGCGCGCGTTTATCTGGCTGGCTATCGCACTCGCTATCGGCTTTCTGTTGTGGCTGCTCAGCCCCGTGCTGACTCCCTTCCTGCTCGGGGCCATCCTGGCCTATATCCTCCAGCCAGGCGTGGCATGGATGGTGCGCCGGCGCGTGCCGCGCAGTATTGCGGCACTCCTGATGATGCTGCTCTTCACCCTGCTCATGACCATGCTGGTGTTGCTCGTGCTCGCCGTCATCCAGAAAGAAGGCCCGCAGCTCAAGCAGCAAGTCCCTGCGCTGCTCACCCATGTCAGCGACTGGCTGCAACCCAAGCTGGCTTATATGGGTCTGGCCAATTCACTTGATTTCGCCAGCCTGCGCGATCTTGTGATGGGGCAGATGGAAGGCAGCGCCCAGACCATCGCCACCTACGCCTGGACCTCGATTCGCACCAGCGGCAACGTGATGATGACGCTCATCGGCAATCTCGTACTGGTACCGCTCGTGCTGTTTTATCTGCTGTACGACTGGAACCGGATGCTCACCCGCGCCCAGGGGTTTATTCCGCGCCGCTGGCTCGACAAAACCCTGCAGCTGGCCCGCGACATGGATCAAATGCTGTCGCAATACCTGCGCGGCCAGTTGCTGGTGATGGCGGTGCTCGCGGTGTATTACGCCCTTGCGCTGACGCTCGCCGGGTTCGAGATCGCCCTGCCCATGGGGATTTTCACCGGGCTTGCGGTGTTTATTCCCTACATTGGCTATGCGACAGGCCTCGGGCTCGCGCTGCTCGCCGCGCTACTACAGTTCGGCAACTGGTATGGCTTTGGCGCGGTCGCCGTGGTGTACGGCTTCGGGCAAATTCTCGAAAGCTTTTTCCTGACGCCGCGTCTGGTTGGCGAGCGCATCGGTTTGCATCCGCTCGCCGTGATCTTCGCGCTGCTTGCGTTTGGCCAGCTCTTTGGTTTTTTCGGCGTGCTGATCGCGCTGCCGGCCAGCGCCATCCTCACCGTGGCGCTGCGCGAATTGCGCCAGAGTTATCTGGAAAGCACGTTGTACAAAAACTGA
- the miaA gene encoding tRNA (adenosine(37)-N6)-dimethylallyltransferase MiaA → MTSRPLPPVACLLGPTASGKTAAALACAMHWPVEIISIDSALVYREMDIGTAKPTRQERAQVPHHLIDMIDPAKAYSAAEFRSNALRLTGEILARGRVPLLVGGTMLYYRALTHGLNDLPPAAPDLRAALDADAAREGWPALHARLAALDPVTAARLAPNDAQRIQRALEVFMLSGQPMSALLAAPAPTEALPWRFVPLALEPSERSVLHARIERRFDAMLAGGFIEEVERLRARGDLHPGLPSIRCVGYRQAWEYLDGITDFATMRDKSIFATRQLCKRQLTWLRSIPEREIIDCCDDRATALTVQALGRILAGSSVNRLVLGSKP, encoded by the coding sequence ATGACCTCGCGCCCGCTGCCTCCCGTTGCCTGCCTGCTCGGCCCTACCGCCTCCGGCAAAACCGCGGCGGCGCTGGCCTGCGCCATGCACTGGCCCGTGGAAATCATCAGCATTGATTCGGCACTGGTCTACCGCGAGATGGACATCGGCACCGCCAAGCCCACACGGCAAGAGCGCGCCCAGGTGCCCCATCATCTGATCGACATGATTGATCCGGCAAAGGCCTATTCAGCTGCCGAGTTCCGCTCGAACGCGTTGCGCCTGACCGGTGAAATCCTCGCGCGAGGCCGGGTGCCGCTGCTGGTCGGCGGCACGATGCTGTACTACCGGGCGCTCACGCACGGGCTCAATGACCTGCCCCCCGCCGCACCCGACCTCCGTGCCGCACTCGATGCCGATGCCGCCCGCGAGGGCTGGCCTGCGCTGCACGCCAGGCTCGCCGCGCTTGACCCGGTCACCGCCGCACGCCTCGCGCCCAACGACGCGCAGCGTATCCAGCGTGCTCTCGAAGTCTTCATGCTAAGCGGCCAGCCGATGTCCGCCTTGCTAGCCGCCCCGGCTCCCACTGAGGCACTGCCCTGGCGCTTTGTGCCGCTGGCGCTGGAGCCTTCCGAGCGCAGCGTGTTGCATGCGCGGATCGAACGGCGCTTCGACGCGATGCTGGCCGGCGGTTTCATCGAGGAGGTGGAGCGCTTGCGCGCGCGCGGCGACCTGCATCCTGGCCTGCCGTCGATCCGCTGCGTGGGCTACCGCCAAGCCTGGGAATACCTGGATGGCATCACGGATTTCGCCACGATGCGCGACAAAAGCATTTTTGCCACGCGCCAGTTATGCAAGCGCCAGCTCACGTGGCTGCGCTCCATACCGGAGCGCGAAATCATCGACTGTTGCGACGATCGCGCCACCGCGCTCACGGTGCAGGCGCTGGGCCGTATCCTCGCCGGATCCTCGGTTAACCGTTTGGTCCTGGGCTCGAAGCCATAA
- the dnaJ gene encoding molecular chaperone DnaJ, giving the protein MAKRDYYEVLGVAKNASDDEIKKAYRKLAMKYHPDRNPDNKDAEEHFKEAKEAYEMLSDGQKRAAYDQYGHAGVDPNMAGAGGQGFGGFADAFGDIFGDIFGQAAGGGARGGRSGPQVYRGADLRYSMEITLEQAAHGYDTQIRVPGWVSCEICHGSGAKAGTKAETCPTCNGAGAVRMSQGFFSIQQTCPKCHGTGSYIPEPCPNCHGAGKVKETKTLEVKIPAGIDDGMRIRSAGNGEPGLNGGPSGDLYVEIHIKAHSVFERDGDDLHCQMPIPFTTAALGGEIDVPTLAGRASFVVPEGTQSGKTFRLRGKGIKGLRSSIAGDLYVHVQVETPVKLTETQRDLLKQFEKSLTEGGARHSPQSKGWFDRVKSFFD; this is encoded by the coding sequence ATGGCGAAACGGGATTACTACGAAGTTCTGGGCGTTGCAAAGAACGCGAGCGACGACGAGATCAAGAAGGCTTATCGCAAGCTTGCGATGAAGTACCACCCCGACCGTAATCCGGACAACAAGGATGCGGAAGAGCATTTCAAAGAGGCGAAAGAAGCCTACGAAATGCTCTCGGATGGGCAAAAGCGCGCGGCGTATGACCAGTACGGTCATGCGGGCGTGGATCCCAACATGGCGGGTGCGGGCGGGCAAGGTTTTGGCGGCTTTGCCGATGCTTTCGGCGATATTTTCGGCGATATTTTCGGTCAGGCGGCCGGCGGTGGCGCGCGCGGTGGCCGTAGCGGTCCGCAGGTGTATCGCGGCGCGGATTTGCGCTACAGCATGGAAATCACGCTGGAGCAGGCTGCGCATGGCTATGACACGCAAATTCGCGTGCCGGGCTGGGTCTCGTGCGAGATTTGCCATGGCTCGGGCGCCAAGGCGGGCACCAAGGCGGAAACCTGTCCGACGTGTAATGGCGCAGGCGCGGTGCGCATGTCGCAGGGCTTTTTCAGCATTCAGCAGACCTGTCCCAAATGCCATGGCACGGGCAGCTATATTCCCGAGCCGTGCCCGAACTGCCATGGCGCGGGCAAGGTGAAAGAGACCAAAACGCTGGAAGTCAAAATCCCGGCGGGTATCGACGACGGCATGCGCATCCGCTCTGCAGGCAATGGCGAGCCGGGACTCAATGGCGGCCCGTCGGGTGACCTCTATGTCGAAATTCATATCAAGGCGCATTCGGTGTTCGAGCGTGACGGCGACGATTTGCATTGCCAGATGCCGATCCCCTTCACCACGGCCGCGTTGGGTGGCGAAATCGACGTGCCGACGCTGGCTGGCCGCGCCAGTTTCGTGGTGCCGGAAGGCACCCAGTCGGGCAAGACGTTCCGTTTGCGGGGCAAGGGTATCAAGGGCTTGCGTTCGAGCATCGCAGGCGATCTGTATGTTCATGTGCAGGTCGAAACGCCCGTCAAACTCACCGAGACCCAGCGCGATTTGCTCAAGCAATTCGAAAAATCGCTGACGGAAGGCGGTGCGCGCCATAGTCCGCAAAGCAAGGGTTGGTTCGACCGGGTGAAGAGTTTTTTCGATTAA